A genome region from Tolypothrix sp. PCC 7712 includes the following:
- the topA gene encoding type I DNA topoisomerase, with protein MSTLVIVESPTKARTIRNYLPSGYRVEASMGHVRDLPQSASEIPTAVKAEKWAQLGVNVDADFEPVYVVPKDKKKVVTQLKDALKEADELILATDEDREGESISWHLYQLLKPKVPTKRMVFHEITQEAIKKALKNCRNIDEQLVRAQETRRILDRLVGYTLSPLLWKKIAWGLSAGRVQSVAVRLLVTKERQRRAFHEGTYWDLKAYLEKEKAPFTAQLVTLGGTKIANGSDFDPTTGQISAGRNVVLLTEADALALQERLSGKTWNVREVEERPVTRKPAPPFTTSTLQQESNRKLRLSARDTMRIAQNLYEQGYITYMRTDSVHLSDQAIAAARSCVESLYGKQYLSPQPRQYTTKSKGAQEAHEAIRPAGSTFRTPQETGLSGRELAVYDLIWKRTVASQMADSRQTQVSIQLQVEDAGFRASGKRIDFPGYLRAYVEGSDDPDAALEDQEVILPSLQVGDHPDCKNLEAIAHETQPPARYTEATLVKTLESEGIGRPSTYASIIGTIIDKGYAQLVNNALIPTFTAFAVTDLLEKHFPDVVDPSFTSKMEQTLDDIATGEAKWLPYLKEFYLGDKGLETLVKERENQIDATKARTVELENLAAKVRIGKYGPYIEVENGEGVVTASIPKDLTPADLDPKQVEVLLRQKTSGPDQLGRHPETGEPIYVKIGAYGPYVQLGDKSDENPKPKQASLPKGVTPETVTLDMAVGLLALPRTLGVHPETGGKIQASLGRFGPYIVHDQGKEGKDYRSLKAADNVLTVTLERALDLLAEPKKGRSSSSSKSKAALRELGTHPDDDTPINIYDGPYGPYIKNGKTNVSLPEGQSVEDMTLEKALELLASKASSGKSTRKSSKSTTAKTKSTTTKTKSTTKSTSKASASSAKKNDAED; from the coding sequence ATGTCAACTCTCGTCATTGTCGAATCTCCAACCAAAGCTCGTACCATTCGCAACTACCTCCCATCAGGCTATCGGGTGGAAGCGTCTATGGGTCATGTACGTGACCTACCCCAGTCGGCTAGCGAAATTCCCACCGCTGTCAAAGCAGAAAAATGGGCACAGCTTGGGGTGAATGTAGATGCCGACTTTGAGCCAGTGTATGTTGTCCCCAAGGATAAAAAGAAAGTTGTCACTCAGCTCAAAGATGCTCTCAAAGAGGCTGATGAGTTGATTCTGGCGACGGACGAAGACCGGGAAGGTGAAAGTATTAGTTGGCATTTATACCAGTTGCTCAAGCCAAAAGTGCCGACAAAGCGGATGGTGTTTCACGAGATTACCCAAGAGGCGATTAAAAAGGCTTTGAAAAACTGCCGCAATATTGATGAGCAGTTAGTTCGCGCCCAAGAAACGCGCCGGATTTTGGATCGGCTGGTGGGTTATACTCTGTCTCCTCTGCTTTGGAAAAAAATTGCCTGGGGGTTATCTGCTGGACGCGTACAATCTGTAGCGGTCAGGCTTTTGGTGACAAAGGAACGCCAACGCCGCGCTTTCCATGAAGGTACTTACTGGGATTTAAAGGCTTACCTGGAAAAGGAAAAAGCTCCATTTACAGCCCAGTTGGTGACGTTGGGAGGCACGAAAATAGCAAATGGCAGCGATTTTGACCCCACAACCGGACAAATATCGGCTGGTCGCAATGTAGTTTTGCTGACAGAAGCAGATGCATTAGCACTGCAAGAACGCCTGAGCGGTAAAACCTGGAATGTCAGAGAAGTAGAAGAACGTCCTGTAACGCGTAAACCAGCGCCTCCTTTTACTACCTCGACACTGCAACAGGAATCTAACCGAAAATTGCGCCTCTCAGCCAGAGACACAATGCGAATTGCCCAGAATTTGTACGAGCAAGGGTACATTACCTATATGCGGACAGATTCGGTGCATTTGTCAGACCAGGCGATCGCAGCTGCACGCAGTTGTGTAGAAAGTCTTTACGGCAAACAATATCTCAGCCCTCAACCCAGACAATACACCACTAAATCTAAAGGCGCACAAGAAGCACACGAAGCCATTCGTCCTGCGGGTAGTACTTTCCGCACTCCCCAAGAAACTGGTTTAAGCGGTCGAGAACTAGCTGTTTATGACTTAATTTGGAAGCGTACTGTCGCCAGCCAAATGGCTGACTCAAGACAAACCCAAGTTAGTATCCAGTTGCAAGTCGAAGATGCAGGGTTCCGTGCTTCTGGGAAGCGGATTGACTTCCCCGGCTATTTACGCGCTTACGTCGAAGGTTCCGACGATCCCGATGCTGCATTGGAAGACCAAGAAGTAATTTTGCCGAGTTTGCAAGTGGGAGATCATCCAGATTGCAAAAACTTGGAAGCGATCGCCCATGAAACTCAACCACCAGCTAGGTACACTGAAGCTACTCTGGTAAAAACCTTAGAAAGTGAAGGGATTGGTCGTCCCAGTACCTACGCCAGTATTATTGGCACGATTATTGATAAAGGTTATGCCCAATTAGTTAATAATGCTCTGATTCCCACCTTCACGGCGTTTGCTGTGACTGACCTATTGGAAAAACATTTCCCTGATGTAGTCGATCCCAGCTTTACCTCCAAGATGGAGCAAACCCTGGATGACATCGCTACAGGGGAAGCTAAGTGGTTACCCTACTTAAAGGAATTTTATCTGGGAGACAAAGGTTTAGAAACCTTAGTCAAAGAACGGGAAAATCAAATTGATGCTACTAAAGCCAGAACAGTAGAACTAGAAAATTTAGCGGCTAAAGTTCGTATAGGTAAATACGGCCCTTACATCGAAGTAGAAAACGGTGAAGGTGTAGTTACAGCTTCGATTCCTAAAGATTTAACCCCAGCAGACCTTGACCCCAAACAAGTTGAGGTATTGCTACGACAAAAAACCTCTGGCCCCGACCAACTCGGTCGCCATCCCGAAACTGGGGAACCAATTTATGTCAAAATTGGCGCTTACGGGCCTTATGTACAATTGGGCGATAAGTCTGATGAAAATCCCAAACCTAAACAAGCTTCCTTACCTAAAGGTGTAACACCAGAAACAGTTACCCTGGATATGGCTGTTGGTCTTTTAGCCTTACCCCGGACATTAGGAGTTCATCCCGAAACAGGTGGGAAAATTCAAGCGAGTTTAGGACGCTTTGGCCCTTACATTGTTCATGACCAAGGTAAAGAAGGCAAAGACTACCGTTCTTTAAAAGCGGCGGATAATGTCTTAACCGTTACTTTAGAACGTGCTTTAGATTTATTAGCCGAACCGAAAAAGGGACGTAGTTCCAGCAGTAGCAAATCCAAAGCTGCCTTACGTGAGTTGGGTACCCATCCCGATGATGATACACCAATCAACATCTATGATGGCCCCTATGGCCCTTACATTAAAAATGGCAAAACTAATGTCAGTCTTCCAGAAGGCCAATCTGTAGAAGATATGACTTTGGAGAAAGCATTAGAATTGTTGGCTAGCAAAGCATCCTCTGGAAAATCGACTCGCAAATCGAGTAAATCTACAACTGCTAAAACTAAGTCAACAACTACTAAAACTAAGTCAACCACTAAATCAACTTCTAAGGCTTCGGCTAGTAGTGCTAAAAAAAATGATGCTGAGGACTAG